The DNA window TATCCGACGCCCCCACCAAATATACTCGCGCAGGAAGCTAGAGAAAAAAAATAAGGGAGAAAATAATAATAAGAAAACACTCCCGTGTTCCTCGaccggaggtggtggtggtgcgagCGCGAGGCGACCGAGGGCAGACGCGATGAGGGGGACGAAGCGGCCGCTCGGCGCGGTGACGTCGTGGGTGCGGCGGCAGCCGCCCAAGGTGAAGGCCTTCCTGGCCGTGGTCACCGGCATGGCCGCGCTCGTCTTCATCCGCTTCATCGTCCACGACCACGACAACCTCTTCGTCGCCGCCGaggccgcgcacgcgctcggcATCGGCGTCCTTATCTACAAGCTCACCAAGGAGAAGACCTGCGCCGGTTCGTTCCCTTCCGTCTCTTTGACACCTGGTCCCGATCCGTCGAGATCGCCCGGTCCGTGCCAGCGTCGCTAGGGTCTAGGATTTTGTAGGATTTGGCCAGTCTGTTCAGCGGTCTTAGAAGAGGGAATTTCCGACATGATTTGCGATTTTGTTTTACGGAGAAGAGGCGGTTTACTATGGTGTACATCTAGGAGGCGACAGGTTGGAATATTTATTCGATCTATTCGGGTTTCTGAATAACCCTTATGTGTAGCTGTTATGTTTCATGGTTCTAATAATACGGGGTTTGGGGATAAATTACTGATCTGGTATATTTTGGAGGAGCTGTAAGTCTCGCTTGACTACATTATATGCTTTGATTCGACCTAGGGGAATTTTTATAGGCTTATTAGGGCTCCATTTTGAGGATGGTATAGTGTGATGGGATTAAATGTTTCTAAAATTCGGAGAAACCAACTCTTGAAGCAGTATTATGGAATGTAGTTTCCAGTTTTTGGTCTTACTGGCACTTTCAATGTCTACTTGTTTATTAGAATTCCTTCTAATGACTTGTGCATTCTGTTAGTATTTGATCTCCAAATGAAGGACCCCTGAATCCAGTTGCACAGATTTTATCTTGTATACTGCAGGCATTTGAGTTTTTTCATAGATTTTATACGGATCAGTTGTGTAGCTACGTGTCGTGGTTTACAATTTGGATTTGGAATTATCATATCAGAGATCTACAGAGTATTCATGTGTGCAATATAAACTTATTGAGGTGCAGAGTATTGAGTGTTTAGCTTGTGATTCTGTTACTTGGTGGATCTAGTCTCATATTGGTCGTTTGTTGCGACCTTACATTTTTTTTCCCCACTTGAAGCTGTAAAAATTACCCTAAAATTCACCATTCAACATATATGTTTTCTTCAGTATTGTCTGTATGTGAGAAGATATCATACTGATACTAGTTTGTAAGAATTTCTTTTTAGGTATTATGATCTACTTTATGAGGAGTCTAAAATTTTAAGTCCTTCCGTTTTCATCTTGCAGGACTATCCCTCAAGTCTCAGGATTTAACTGCTTTGTTCCTAGCTGTTAGACTGTACTGCAGCTTTGTCATGGAGTATGACATCCATACAATTCTGGACACCGCCACACTTGTAGCCACACTGTTTGTTATTTACATGATACGGTTTAAACTGAGATCAACTTATATGGTGGACAAGGATAATTTTGCATTGTACTATGTGGTAAGAAATCAACTTATGTCTTGGCAATTTATGCATTTAGATAAGCAACTGTACTTAGATTTCGATCCCTCATACCCTTGTCGATCATATTGATTTGGAGCTGTCTAGTTTCTGCACGAGAGCCACATTAGCATTTCAATTTATTTGCTTTGTACTGATGTCAGTTAGGTTAAGGCCGAGGCTGTGCTTTATGATTAGAGTGCACATCAAGGATCACCTTCCATCTTTCGTTTTAAAATTCATGTCTCTGTTTTGTTAGTAATGGTTTCCTCTACTTTCTGTACTCCTATGGTTTTTTTACACGCTTCCGCGGACCATATCTGAGTAAACTGAGCTAAGTCATGTTTTCCTGTTATCATTACAGTCTATGGTGGTGTTTTCTACAATTAATTTTTCATGCACCTCACATAAATCTAGAACTGTTTTACCACCTGAGATCTGTATCTTTTTTCCCCTTCCCTGGATATTAATAGCTCTACTTTGTTTGTGTGGATCTTTATTTATTGAGAATTACATCTCCCAATTTTTGTTGTAGCATCTTCTAAAGTGTTGCAAAGCAATCAAATAGACATTGTGAACTTATATTTGGGGCCGTGGGCAGATGATGCTTCTGCTAACAGAAGGCATTGGACCTATACTGCCTAGTTTTATTTGTTCTGCCACAGCATTGCACATCTTAGTTGTATATAAACACTATCTTATTGTTCTTGGGCTTTTGTTATTTCCTTTCAAGGTGGTACCTTGTGCTGCACTGGCACTACTTATTCATCCTTCGACATCACACAACCTTGTGAACCGGGTCTCCTGGGCATTCTGTGTTTACTTGGAAGCTGTTTCTGTGCTGCCACAATTACGCTTGATGCAAAATACTAAGGTAGTCTCACTATCTTGCCATTCAGATCCCTTGATTGCAGGATAATAAGTTGATTTGGGTGTACCATCTTTTGCAGATTGTTGAACCATTTACAGCTCATTATGTGTTCGCGTTGGGGGTTGCAAGGTTTCTTAGCTGTGCCCACTGGGTTCTACAGGTTTGTATTTCTCGATACAACTCTTGAGCCAATATGTACACGGCTATATGATTTTGTAGCAGCATTCATTTTTTCTGCCATTGTTCTTATACCTAACAGAAAATATTCGGCAATGTCTCCTGTCATTAGTAGATGTGCGAGGATTCTGTTACATTTACCAATGGATGTGATCTAATTCCATTTTTGTTCAAGAATCAAATTTCTTGTTTTTGTGTGGTGGGAGTAAGCAAATGAAGTCAAATCCGCTGATTGCAGTATTATGACCATTCTAGTTTCCCATAGCCACGAAATACCATAAGAATTTGAATTCTCTAATGTGTTCACGTTGCTTAAATGCACTTACGGCAGATGGTATCGAACCCTTATCATCGGGGGCAATAAATTCTGTAACAGGTTTTGGACACGCGTGGCCGTCTGTTGACAGCTCTCGGCTATGGTTTGTGGCCATCTATGGTGCTTCTGTCAGAAATCGTGCAGACATTCATCCTTGCGGATTTCTGCTACTACTATGTGAAGAGGTACGTTCGGTGTCACTTTTAGGTTTAGTGTATTGTTAGTTTGGAGAGATCGTCTAATAAGTGATTGTCATTGCACAGTCTGGTTGGTGGGCAACTGGTGCTACGGCTTCCCTCAGGGGTGGTGTAAGGAGTGCAGCAGGATACAAACTTCGTGGTTCACCCATTCTTATGTACCCTGAAAAACAGTTATGCTCGAGCCCCCAACCTGTGTCTCAGTATCTAATGTGAGACCGGAGCCTCTTTTAGTTGATGTTACAGGTTGTGACTATTTATGACAAAAATTGCTGCGAGGGTCCTCTTAAAAGATAGGCTGTCATTGAGACTGTTTATAGTCGTACCTAATCTCAGAGTACTTAGCTTCTGTATCTCTGTCGTGGTCTTACAGCCAGGTGGTTAATGGTCTCTCTTGGATTATAATCTCAGCATGCTTTCTTATGCTTCAGCCCGCAAATAAATTGGCTTGAGCTTGCAGAACTCGCCATGTGAAAATCGTGGAACGAAAGGGCATCATGTCGTATTCGCTTGGCATTGAGATTATCAGGAGCAGGGAGGGGTTCCTTCCTCGCCCGTCACTTAACTTTCAGTACTGCTCAGTACTCACCTTCATTTGTTCTAACCGTCTCCTTCCTAATGGTCTAGTTGGATTTAGGATGGATAGCCGTTGCCTCATGCTTTCTGTCTTGCAGAGCTCACACCGGTTCCGTTTGCaattccttttgtttgttgacCAAACAGAACAATGCAAAGGTGTCAGGTGTGCATGAGCCATGAGCAGAAGCCGTGCTCCTCCTCGTGCTGGGCTGGCCCGCCGCGGGGGGCGGCGTTGGCTGTTGCCCTTCGTGTCCGAAAAGCGAAAAAGAGCTACTGCGAGTCTGCGGTTGAAGTTTAACCTCCTGTATGGCAGGTGGATCGCTCCTCGGACGCTTCCTCTTTACGACTCGAAGCCGGGAATGTCGCCGTAAAACTTCGCCATCTCTGTCACGCGTAAAACTTTTGCCTTTTCTGTCTGTCACGACAGAAGCATGCGCTCTTCTGGCCTTGGGCTGGAACCGGAAGCGGCGGTGCGGCGAAGCCTTGTCCTCCGCCGGCTAACCGGAGAGAGGGAGCGAGGGATCCGACGAAAGCCAACGCGGCAACGCAAGCAAGTCGGTCGGTCCCCTATCCCCGCCCCCGTCTCACTCACGTCTAGCGGCGGCCGGATCCATTGCCACTCCCGAAGCACCCGGGGCTGAACCGCACGCCGTACGCCACGACGTCGCAGCCGCTGGAGCAGCCGCAGGCCAGCACGCACGACCCAAACAGAAACCGGCGCGGACCGAGCACGAAACTCTCGCCGAGCTCATAAAAGCCCAACCCAAACTCCCCTCTGCCCCGTCCGCCTCTCTCTCGCCTCGACGCCCCCCCTCCCTgcccctcctctcccctccctccgTGGGCGGAAGTCCCCTTCCCCGCCCCCAAATCGCCCCGCCCCTTCCCGAAGCACCGCACCGGCAGCgcgggaggagagggaggcggcgggTCGGGCGAGATGAGCGACTCCTTCTGCCCGGACTGCAAGAAGCAGACGGAGGTGGCGTTCGACCACTCGGCGGGGGACACCGTGTGCACCGAGTGCGGCCTCGTCCTCGAGGCGCACTCCGTCGACGAGACCTCCGAGTGGCGCACCTTCGCCAACGAGTCCAACGACAACGACCCCGTCCGTGTCGGCGGGCCCACCAACCCGCTCCTCACCGACGGCGGCCTCTCCACCGTCATCGCCAAGCCCAACGGCGCGCAGGGCGAGTTCCTCTCCTCGTCGCTCGGAAGGTGGCAGAACCGCGGCTCCAACCCCGACCGATCCCTCATCCTCGCCTTCcgcaccatcgccaacatggcCGACAGGTTTCtcctcgccccccccccccccccccccccccccaaaatcCTCCCCTTTCTTACGCCCCCAGCTCGACTCGATTCGATCAAATTATGCGGTGGCGCCGGTGGGTTGCGCCGATTTCTAGGATATACCGTGGGATTGATCGTGCGCGCGTGTGACGCTGCCTGATTTGGGTTTTAGGCGATGGATTTAGATGTCAAGAGGAGTGTGATGTCGGTTTTCAGGGTTGGTTATGCCTGCTGGGTCTAGATTTGGAACGTCTGATTGATCTATAGACGTCTAGTGCGTTGCTATATTGTGCCTGGGTCAGGTGCTGGATGATTTTCCCTTGGATCTACGGAAATTTCATACTTCCTTAACCTGGGAATCGATCTAATACCATTAGTTTCAACAGGGAATGCCAAAAGTTTGGTTTTTATCTGGCACACGATAGGTTCTAGTAAAATAGATGGCCTGCTCGCACCTCTGCATCATCATATTATGCACGGTAAAGCATCGACAAGTTGATCATGATAGCATGTAGTACCTATACCTGAGGCATGTGATGTGGCCTAGTGAAGGATCATTCTAGAGTGGGGCATTTATACAGAAAAAAAACTCGCAACATGTTTCTGATTCGGGTGAATAAATGTACAGTGCTCAAAGTTATGTGCATCAGTAATTTTATTTACTACTGAAGTTGTGTGGACCTTTACCTTTGTAACATCTGGATTTCTACAATATGCTGACATGAATGATCTGTCTTCTGCAGGTTGGGTCTTGTGGCTACTATTAAGGTAAGGAATCTGATGTTTATTGTCATTATAGTATTAATCTAGCTGCCTACATTTTTTAGATAGCAACTCAGTTATACCTGCAAGTGCTAGCTGTGATTTACTATTTATAGATGTGCTGATGAAATGGCGTGTCCAATTAATAATTGGCCTATTGTAAAATATTGAAACCTATTCTGACCTCTGTTTTGTATGCTCCCTTGGTATGAATATTTGTGATTCATCAGATTACATGTAGGTATTTTTACAAAATTTGAGCTAGCGTATATGCTAAGAGTAGGGATGGATAGGGATCCATGTTCTGTATCCTATCTTCTTGAAGATATAGATACATGTGACATTTTGGTGAATACCCATTGTGATTGAACTCATTGCTGCTTCCAGTGTTCGATACAATAGCATAATTCAGATAAATTTCTGCTATGTAGCGATTATTtgttttttttctattttttttaagGACCGAGCCAATGAAATCTACAAGAAGGTTGAAGATCTCAAGTCTATCAGGGGAAGAAATCAAGATGCCATATTAGCTGCTTGTCTGTATATTGCTTGTAGACAAGAAGATAGGCCTAGAACTGTGAAAGGTACATAGTGTTCTGAGAAATTCTAGATTTGGATTCATAACCATGCATGCATTCAATGCCATTTTCTTGTTTTGTGTTGTATTATTGCAGAAATATGTTCAGTTGCTAATGGAGCCACGAAGAAAGAAATTGGCCGAGCAAAAGAATTTATAGTGAAACAGCTGGAAGTTGAGATGGGGCAATCTATGGAGATGGGAACCATTCATGCTGGAGATTTTCTGGTATGTTGAGCCCAAGTATATATTAGCTTTGCATTGTTGTCGGAGTTGGTAATTTTCTTAATTCTTAAGCTGGCAGCTTATAAAACTGACAAATTGTAGAGGCGTTTCTGTTCAACTCTTGGGATGAACAATCAAGCTGTTAAAGCAGCCCAGGAGGCAGTTCAGCGCTCAGAGGAGCTTGATATAAGGTTTGTCATTTCTGGCTCTACACATGCTAGCCCTAGCCCTAGGGGTGCAAATTGGTGACCGTTAGGGGCACCTCCAACTCTCTTTAGTTCAGATATTTGTGCTACTTTTCTAAAATGAGATCCTATTTTGAAGAAGTAGtacaaatatttaaactaaagaGGGTTAGAGGTGCCCCTAAGGGCCACCAATTTGCACCCCCTACCTAGCCCATTGCGGTTAGGGCCTTCTGTGGCATGAAATTTTCTTGTTTATCTTCAAGATTGTTGCTTCAGTCTGGTTGTGGCTTTCAAATCACTGATGCTTAGATTCAAGCTTAGATGAATTTTAGGCAAATGACCCTATGATCAATTTTAGGCAAATGACCCTATGATCAGAGTAAGTGCTCATATAATTGCATTCATATTTAGTTTATGCTCCAGGCTGCAACACATAAGTCTATCACAAGCCAAGATGGAACTTAATGTTTCATTAATTTGTTTGTATCGTGTATGATATACATGCTATGATTTCTAGACATGATAATTCCTACTCGGTCAGGTTTGTAGCGCACATTTCTTGATGGAAAAAGATATGTTGACACTTCTTTTCAACCTTTTGTGCAGGAGGAGCCCTATCTCAATCGCAGCAGCAGTAATTTATATGATAACCCAACTCTCAGAGGACAAAAAGCCACTTAAAGGTTTGGATTGGTGCCCCGTGCTCTCTTCTCCCTCTCACTGATATATGGGTGATAACACTGACTTTGTTGCAGATATTTCCTTGGCTACTGGTGTGGCAGAAGGCACCATCAGAAATTCATACAAGGATCTGTATCCCTATGCTTCAAGGCTTATCCCTAACACCTACGCCAAGGAGGAAGACCTAAAGAATCTCTGCACACCTTAGGAAACTTTTTTCGTTTTCATTGTTACATAAGTCGGAATTAGATTTGTCAAAGAAGAGTGAGTGATGTTGTCCCTGGTGACTGTACTGGTCCCCGGTTAACTTTATGTGGGCATGAGAACAAAAGTTGTCCTCATCAGATCGAATTTCTTTCCAGTTATAGCAAGTTTCGTACATTACCTACCTCCTCAGGAATTGTTGGACGGCCAAGTTGTCATTTCCGTATGCGCCCGGGGGTGCAAATGTAGATACAAACCAAATTCTAGTTTTGTTTAGTGAACTCTCATCTGCATCTTTCTGAAGAAACCGCATGATATACCCATCTCCAATCAGATTTTGCACAAACTCCGTCAGAGTGAACCTTGGAAGAAAGCTACGATACGTGTAGCGTTTGTCGCTTGTAAGCAGCGGCCACTGGCCAGTGGGGAAGGTTCAACAGGCGGCTACCATGTCGTGTGGGTCATGGCTTGCTCGGCGGGCCCCCGGAACCCATCCGACAGAGGTTTGTTTGACGCACTAGTGGGGGACGCACTCGCGGCTTGTGCTAGCCGCTGGCCGACGCCCGACGGCCCTTGG is part of the Panicum hallii strain FIL2 chromosome 2, PHallii_v3.1, whole genome shotgun sequence genome and encodes:
- the LOC112883236 gene encoding putative ER lumen protein-retaining receptor C28H8.4 yields the protein MRGTKRPLGAVTSWVRRQPPKVKAFLAVVTGMAALVFIRFIVHDHDNLFVAAEAAHALGIGVLIYKLTKEKTCAGLSLKSQDLTALFLAVRLYCSFVMEYDIHTILDTATLVATLFVIYMIRFKLRSTYMVDKDNFALYYVVVPCAALALLIHPSTSHNLVNRVSWAFCVYLEAVSVLPQLRLMQNTKIVEPFTAHYVFALGVARFLSCAHWVLQVLDTRGRLLTALGYGLWPSMVLLSEIVQTFILADFCYYYVKSLVGGQLVLRLPSGVV
- the LOC112883044 gene encoding transcription initiation factor IIB; translation: MSDSFCPDCKKQTEVAFDHSAGDTVCTECGLVLEAHSVDETSEWRTFANESNDNDPVRVGGPTNPLLTDGGLSTVIAKPNGAQGEFLSSSLGRWQNRGSNPDRSLILAFRTIANMADRLGLVATIKDRANEIYKKVEDLKSIRGRNQDAILAACLYIACRQEDRPRTVKEICSVANGATKKEIGRAKEFIVKQLEVEMGQSMEMGTIHAGDFLRRFCSTLGMNNQAVKAAQEAVQRSEELDIRRSPISIAAAVIYMITQLSEDKKPLKDISLATGVAEGTIRNSYKDLYPYASRLIPNTYAKEEDLKNLCTP